A stretch of the Synechocystis sp. PCC 7338 genome encodes the following:
- a CDS encoding DUF1815 family protein — protein sequence MFTRLAQQHRDFVKDLVMSLRALATVLENRGYIASCYTCGDQLNSASFMVSLGENHLIRFLVSDYGITWTEMRDDRELMKLEGAEAIAQLEELANVVKYCLADAPKGGRKKRKTAQLQLV from the coding sequence GTGTTTACTCGACTTGCCCAGCAACACCGCGATTTCGTGAAGGATTTAGTCATGAGTCTCAGGGCTCTGGCCACTGTGCTCGAAAATCGAGGCTATATTGCTTCTTGCTACACCTGTGGCGACCAACTCAATAGTGCTTCATTCATGGTGAGTTTGGGAGAAAATCATCTGATTCGCTTTTTGGTATCCGACTACGGCATCACCTGGACAGAAATGCGGGATGACCGGGAATTAATGAAATTAGAAGGGGCCGAGGCGATCGCCCAATTGGAAGAGTTGGCCAATGTGGTCAAATATTGCTTGGCCGATGCCCCCAAAGGTGGCCGTAAAAAACGGAAAACCGCCCAGCTACAACTAGTCTAA